One candidate division KSB1 bacterium genomic window carries:
- the queA gene encoding tRNA preQ1(34) S-adenosylmethionine ribosyltransferase-isomerase QueA: protein MKLSDFKYKLPEKLIAQFPPAKRDQSRLMVLNREKQTIEQQVFKDIVDYFEKGDCLVINETKVFPARLMGTKDKTDAKVEIFLLRELENGLWEVLVRPARKVRVGNRLSVNDKLYCDVIDNTVSGGRVVRFNYIGDFFEIVDKIGKSPLPPYINRDPQQLDKERYQTVYSRVRGAVAAPTAGLHFTNPLLKKIEQKGVTIARVVLHLGLGSFRPVVVEDLSRHKMDSEYYEVTQTTADIINKTRKEGGRIFTVGTSTTRALETAVTSEGWTKPAKGWTDKFIYPPYKLKITDGMITNFHLPSSTLLILVCAFAGRDFVFKAYRKAIREKYNFYSYGDAMLIV, encoded by the coding sequence ATGAAACTTTCTGATTTCAAGTACAAATTACCGGAAAAACTGATTGCTCAATTCCCACCAGCGAAGCGTGATCAATCCCGCCTGATGGTACTCAATCGTGAAAAACAAACGATTGAACAGCAGGTATTTAAAGATATCGTTGACTATTTTGAAAAAGGCGATTGCTTAGTTATCAATGAGACGAAGGTGTTCCCAGCACGTTTAATGGGCACAAAGGATAAAACGGATGCAAAAGTTGAAATTTTCCTACTTCGGGAATTAGAAAACGGACTATGGGAAGTCTTGGTGCGGCCGGCAAGAAAGGTTCGGGTTGGCAATCGACTTTCAGTAAATGATAAACTTTATTGTGATGTCATCGATAATACGGTTTCGGGTGGCCGGGTCGTACGGTTTAACTATATTGGTGACTTTTTTGAGATAGTGGACAAAATCGGGAAGTCGCCCTTGCCGCCTTATATCAATCGAGATCCGCAGCAACTTGACAAGGAGCGCTACCAGACGGTTTATTCACGTGTTCGTGGAGCAGTGGCGGCGCCAACCGCCGGACTGCATTTTACAAATCCGCTTTTAAAAAAGATTGAGCAGAAGGGTGTCACGATTGCCCGGGTTGTTTTACATCTCGGTTTAGGCAGCTTTCGCCCGGTTGTGGTTGAAGATTTAAGCCGCCACAAAATGGATTCCGAATATTACGAAGTCACTCAAACGACCGCCGATATTATCAATAAAACTAGAAAAGAAGGCGGCCGGATCTTTACTGTAGGAACCAGCACGACTCGTGCTTTGGAAACTGCGGTGACCTCTGAGGGTTGGACAAAACCCGCGAAAGGCTGGACGGATAAATTTATTTATCCGCCATATAAATTAAAAATCACCGATGGCATGATAACGAATTTCCATCTTCCGTCTTCGACACTTTTGATTCTTGTTTGTGCATTTGCCGGGCGGGATTTCGTCTTCAAAGCTTACCGAAAGGCGATTAGAGAAAAGTACAATTTTTACAGCTATGGCGATGCCATGCTTATTGTTTAA
- the ruvB gene encoding Holliday junction branch migration DNA helicase RuvB, giving the protein MDQDRSTTPQQIEGEQEFDQTLRPRNFGDFVGQDKIKANFKIFIEAAKARQESLDHVLFYGPPGLGKTTLANIIAIELGVNIRVTSGPALEKAGDLAGILTNLGERDVLFIDEIHRLNRVVEEYLYPAMEDYKLDIIIDRGANARTIQIQLPKFTLVGATTRAGLLTSPLRSRFGVVNRLDFYKPEHLFTIIQRSARILDVEIDEGAGMEIARRSRGTPRIANRLLRRVRDFAQIEGNGAISNEIAEDSLTRLDVDKKGLDEMDKRILMLLLEKFNGGPVGINTLAVAIGEQGETLEEIYEPFLIQEGFLKRTPQGRVVTELTYRHFGKIKTNAASQQKMF; this is encoded by the coding sequence ATGGACCAAGACCGATCTACAACTCCGCAGCAAATTGAAGGGGAACAGGAGTTCGACCAAACCCTGCGGCCGCGAAACTTTGGTGATTTTGTCGGGCAGGACAAAATTAAGGCCAACTTCAAGATTTTTATCGAGGCGGCAAAGGCAAGGCAGGAATCACTCGATCATGTTCTCTTTTACGGGCCTCCGGGTTTGGGTAAGACAACTCTGGCAAATATTATCGCAATTGAGCTTGGCGTAAATATCAGAGTAACTTCCGGGCCGGCTCTCGAAAAGGCGGGGGATTTGGCCGGCATTCTCACAAACCTGGGCGAAAGAGACGTCCTTTTTATCGATGAAATTCATCGGCTGAATCGGGTAGTGGAAGAGTACCTTTACCCGGCGATGGAAGACTACAAGTTGGATATTATTATTGACCGTGGCGCCAATGCGCGAACGATACAAATTCAACTACCGAAATTTACTCTGGTTGGCGCCACAACCCGGGCGGGTTTATTGACTTCACCTTTACGTTCCAGATTTGGAGTGGTGAACCGTTTAGATTTTTATAAACCGGAACACTTGTTTACAATAATCCAACGGTCTGCCAGGATCCTGGATGTGGAAATAGATGAAGGGGCCGGAATGGAGATCGCGCGCAGGTCACGTGGAACCCCGAGAATTGCGAATCGTTTACTCAGACGCGTTAGGGATTTTGCCCAAATTGAAGGCAACGGTGCCATCTCCAACGAAATTGCCGAAGATTCTCTGACCCGCTTAGATGTCGATAAAAAAGGCCTTGATGAAATGGATAAGCGTATCTTAATGCTTTTACTTGAAAAATTTAACGGAGGTCCGGTTGGGATCAATACTTTGGCCGTTGCGATCGGAGAGCAGGGAGAAACCTTAGAAGAAATTTACGAGCCGTTTCTAATTCAGGAAGGATTTTTAAAAAGAACACCCCAGGGCCGAGTTGTAACCGAGTTAACTTACCGCCACTTTGGTAAAATTAAAACGAATGCGGCATCTCAGCAAAAAATGTTTTAG
- the ruvA gene encoding Holliday junction branch migration protein RuvA produces the protein MIAQLEGILSEKTPTQVIVDVRGVGYDVLIPISTFDKLGEVGSKAKLLTYLHVRQDTLQLFGFSTLKEKGMFAHLISVAGIGPKLALGILSGRTVEDLSRSIVNSDVANLTQLSGVGKKTAQRIVLELRDKLAKKMTESQLAIASGEPSANGKLEEATLALVSLGHNRNTAENALLKVLGAEPDLALDELIKRALQNS, from the coding sequence ATGATTGCCCAACTTGAGGGGATCCTCTCTGAAAAAACTCCGACTCAGGTAATTGTCGATGTGAGAGGCGTCGGTTATGATGTGCTCATCCCGATTTCGACATTTGATAAACTTGGAGAGGTTGGTTCCAAAGCAAAACTTTTGACTTATCTTCATGTTCGCCAAGATACCTTGCAATTGTTCGGATTCAGCACTTTAAAAGAAAAGGGAATGTTTGCTCATTTAATTTCCGTTGCTGGAATTGGACCCAAATTGGCATTAGGCATTTTGTCAGGCCGGACTGTCGAAGATTTGAGCCGCAGTATCGTAAACAGCGACGTTGCAAACCTGACTCAACTATCCGGTGTGGGCAAGAAAACCGCCCAACGAATTGTCCTGGAATTGCGTGATAAGCTGGCAAAAAAAATGACCGAAAGCCAATTGGCGATCGCTTCCGGCGAGCCAAGTGCAAATGGAAAATTGGAAGAAGCAACTTTAGCGCTGGTGTCTTTAGGGCATAATAGAAACACAGCAGAGAATGCTTTGTTGAAAGTTCTGGGAGCAGAACCGGATTTGGCTTTGGATGAATTGATAAAACGGGCATTACAAAATAGTTAG
- the ruvC gene encoding crossover junction endodeoxyribonuclease RuvC, translating into MRILGVDPGTLVTGFGILEENGSGYKILDFGCIKLSSRDGIPKRLKKIYDELSIVIKRHRPDEFAIEDLFYAENVKVALKMGHARGVAILAAVNHQIPTAEYSPREVKMAVVGNGGASKQQVQKMIQHLFKLQEPPEPLDASDALAVAICHLHRMESKV; encoded by the coding sequence ATGCGAATTCTCGGGGTGGATCCGGGAACCTTGGTTACAGGCTTTGGTATATTAGAAGAAAATGGCAGCGGGTATAAAATTTTAGATTTTGGCTGCATAAAGCTCTCGTCCAGAGACGGTATCCCCAAAAGATTAAAAAAAATCTATGACGAGTTATCAATTGTAATTAAACGACATCGACCCGATGAATTTGCAATTGAAGATCTTTTTTATGCAGAAAATGTAAAAGTAGCTCTGAAGATGGGGCATGCACGAGGCGTCGCGATTTTAGCTGCTGTGAATCATCAAATCCCCACCGCGGAATATTCACCGAGAGAAGTCAAGATGGCAGTTGTTGGTAATGGGGGCGCATCTAAGCAACAAGTACAAAAAATGATTCAGCATTTATTTAAATTGCAGGAGCCGCCGGAACCCCTCGACGCTTCAGACGCACTGGCGGTCGCAATTTGTCATCTGCACCGTATGGAATCAAAAGTATGA
- a CDS encoding YebC/PmpR family DNA-binding transcriptional regulator, whose protein sequence is MSGHSKWSTIKRKKGKADAERGKIFTRLIKDITFAARNGGGDENANPRLRSAVAAAKTANMPAANIDRAIKKGTGELPGVVYEEGVLEGYGPAGVALYIEILTDNRNRTVADVRHSLTKHAGNLAESGAVAWMFEKKGLITVPSEGLDEEEILMVVMDAGAEDLKSEEDFFEITSSAEDLENVKAALESSQIKYDSANLTMYPKNTIKVEGKDAETLLKILEALEDLDDVQNVYSNFDIDMSVLESMQ, encoded by the coding sequence ATGTCAGGTCATTCTAAGTGGAGCACAATTAAGCGCAAGAAGGGGAAGGCCGACGCCGAGCGCGGCAAGATTTTTACGCGTCTAATTAAAGATATCACCTTTGCCGCCCGCAACGGCGGTGGTGATGAAAACGCAAACCCGAGACTAAGAAGCGCGGTAGCTGCAGCAAAAACAGCCAACATGCCCGCAGCCAATATCGATCGGGCGATCAAAAAAGGTACCGGCGAGCTTCCCGGGGTTGTTTATGAAGAGGGAGTTTTGGAAGGATATGGCCCGGCTGGAGTTGCACTGTACATTGAAATTTTAACGGATAATCGCAATCGAACCGTGGCCGACGTCCGACATAGTCTCACCAAACACGCGGGTAACTTGGCGGAGTCCGGAGCGGTCGCCTGGATGTTCGAAAAGAAGGGATTGATTACTGTTCCAAGCGAAGGACTCGATGAGGAGGAGATTCTCATGGTGGTCATGGATGCAGGCGCCGAGGATTTGAAATCGGAGGAAGATTTTTTTGAGATCACGTCATCAGCGGAGGATCTTGAAAATGTTAAAGCTGCTTTGGAATCAAGTCAGATCAAATATGATTCCGCGAATTTAACCATGTATCCGAAAAATACCATAAAAGTCGAGGGTAAAGATGCAGAAACGCTGTTAAAAATTCTGGAGGCCCTCGAAGATCTGGACGATGTGCAAAATGTCTATTCAAATTTTGATATCGATATGTCCGTTTTGGAAAGCATGCAATAA
- a CDS encoding SPOR domain-containing protein, producing MKLNQSIAIFTFSLVLFFACAGQEGVRVITTPKTSPTSVKGFENMREDFDPAALDDYDIEVEESQVGYSGMDDPTLNTVEMLKDSIGTGYRVQLIQTTEPEEAKNTERDAILRFDEGVYRIFDPPFYKVRVGDFADWYDAEKIQKLAIQKGYREAWVVRTKVNLKKAYKWMDEL from the coding sequence ATGAAACTAAATCAATCTATTGCGATTTTTACTTTTTCTCTGGTTCTATTTTTTGCTTGTGCAGGTCAAGAAGGAGTGCGGGTGATTACCACGCCGAAAACTTCCCCTACCAGCGTCAAAGGCTTTGAAAATATGCGCGAGGACTTTGATCCCGCAGCACTTGATGATTACGACATCGAAGTTGAGGAGTCTCAAGTTGGCTATAGCGGCATGGACGATCCTACCCTAAATACGGTTGAGATGTTGAAAGATAGCATTGGAACGGGCTATCGGGTGCAGTTGATACAGACAACCGAGCCTGAAGAAGCTAAAAATACTGAGAGAGACGCCATTCTGCGCTTTGATGAAGGTGTTTATCGCATATTCGATCCCCCGTTTTATAAAGTTCGGGTTGGAGACTTCGCGGATTGGTACGATGCTGAAAAAATACAAAAGCTGGCAATTCAGAAAGGCTATCGGGAGGCCTGGGTCGTGCGCACGAAAGTTAACCTTAAGAAAGCTTACAAATGGATGGACGAACTTTAG
- a CDS encoding electron transfer flavoprotein subunit alpha/FixB family protein: MSNILVVAEQRDGTLNRSTWEAVVGGQELAKELGKEVAVLLLGKDIKNLADEVAGKGVAVMAADDEKLADYTPDGYSAAIKQVVEKENPAYVLFSHTYMVRDYAPKLAAALGKALISDCIRYKMAGGKPVFVRQVFQGKIDADFTFEGDGPYLVSFQVGAFNADHLETGGSGAVQNAEVNMDSVDIRTKVLEIFEGVKQEVDLSKAERIVSVGRGIKKPENMDLIKQLAESLDAEIAASRPVCDDGWLPLDRQVGSSGQTVAPKLYFAVGISGAIQHIVGMKNSGTIVAINKDPHAPIFDIADYGVVGDLFEVLPEFIKSVKEL, encoded by the coding sequence ATGAGTAATATTTTGGTAGTTGCTGAACAGAGAGATGGAACTTTAAACCGCTCAACGTGGGAGGCAGTCGTTGGCGGCCAGGAATTGGCAAAAGAGTTAGGTAAAGAAGTCGCGGTTTTGCTTCTTGGCAAGGATATAAAAAACCTTGCAGATGAAGTCGCTGGAAAAGGTGTGGCTGTCATGGCAGCCGATGACGAAAAACTTGCTGACTACACTCCAGACGGCTATTCAGCGGCCATCAAGCAAGTTGTGGAAAAAGAAAACCCTGCTTATGTGCTTTTTAGCCACACTTACATGGTTAGGGATTATGCGCCGAAGTTAGCGGCCGCTTTAGGTAAAGCATTGATAAGCGATTGCATTCGCTATAAAATGGCTGGCGGCAAACCCGTTTTTGTAAGACAGGTTTTTCAGGGAAAAATCGATGCCGATTTCACTTTCGAAGGCGATGGACCTTACTTGGTTAGCTTTCAGGTTGGCGCTTTCAACGCGGATCATTTGGAGACAGGTGGTTCGGGTGCCGTGCAAAACGCCGAGGTCAATATGGATAGTGTTGACATCCGAACCAAAGTTTTGGAAATTTTCGAAGGTGTGAAACAGGAAGTCGATTTAAGTAAAGCGGAACGAATTGTCTCCGTCGGTCGTGGAATCAAGAAGCCCGAAAATATGGATTTAATAAAACAACTTGCTGAATCTTTGGATGCTGAGATTGCAGCGTCCCGTCCCGTTTGCGACGACGGCTGGCTGCCGCTGGACCGTCAGGTTGGAAGCTCAGGGCAGACCGTTGCGCCGAAACTTTATTTTGCCGTCGGTATTTCAGGAGCGATTCAACATATCGTCGGAATGAAGAACTCAGGCACGATTGTCGCGATTAACAAGGACCCGCACGCACCGATATTTGACATCGCGGATTATGGCGTGGTCGGGGATTTATTTGAGGTTTTACCGGAGTTTATAAAATCAGTAAAAGAACTTTAA
- a CDS encoding electron transfer flavoprotein subunit beta/FixA family protein has protein sequence MKIIVCMKQVPVKDSLLKITDDGSWVHETDLNYEINESDHYALEEALRLKEAHGGEVVLLSMGPERVKEAIKQGLAKGADRAMHIDNSNFTTQDPFVNAKVLAAAIKQEEFDLVLSGLQTDDYGSAQTGVILAENLGVPSATIVMQIQKQNGGIKVKRELESGWFQWVELPLPSLLTIQSGINQIRYATIKGIMMAKKKEIKALGLSELGLSESDVHEGQTGLVFNKIYVPEKTKQTEIFEGDPKEVARKLADKLKNEAKVI, from the coding sequence GTGAAAATTATTGTTTGCATGAAGCAGGTGCCCGTCAAGGATTCACTTTTGAAAATTACGGATGACGGAAGTTGGGTTCATGAAACCGATCTCAATTACGAAATAAATGAAAGCGACCATTACGCGCTTGAAGAAGCCCTGCGGCTCAAAGAAGCACACGGCGGCGAAGTTGTGCTGCTCAGTATGGGCCCCGAACGTGTGAAGGAAGCAATCAAGCAAGGTTTAGCCAAAGGTGCTGATCGGGCCATGCATATCGATAATTCGAACTTTACCACTCAGGATCCATTTGTGAATGCTAAAGTTTTGGCTGCGGCAATTAAACAGGAAGAGTTTGATCTGGTTTTATCAGGTCTGCAAACAGATGATTACGGTTCGGCTCAGACAGGTGTGATTTTAGCAGAGAACCTGGGCGTCCCCAGCGCGACTATCGTGATGCAGATTCAAAAACAAAATGGCGGCATTAAAGTAAAACGTGAATTGGAAAGCGGCTGGTTTCAATGGGTGGAACTACCCCTGCCATCGCTTTTAACAATTCAGTCCGGAATTAACCAGATCCGTTATGCTACCATCAAAGGCATCATGATGGCCAAAAAGAAAGAAATCAAAGCGCTTGGATTAAGCGAATTAGGGCTTTCCGAAAGTGATGTGCATGAGGGCCAAACCGGCCTGGTTTTCAACAAGATTTACGTACCTGAAAAAACCAAGCAAACTGAAATTTTCGAAGGTGATCCAAAGGAAGTCGCGCGAAAGCTGGCTGATAAGTTGAAAAATGAGGCGAAAGTTATTTAG
- a CDS encoding acyl-CoA dehydrogenase family protein yields MANNSFVKALFAGSIEQDFIFPYPKMDKEEEENLKLILDTVRQFAKDNIDPEEIDRNEEIPKEVLQGLAEIGLFGMSIPEEYGGSGFSTTAYNRVFEEIGGIDGSLAVTLGGHQSIGLKALLLYGTEAQKKKYLPKLATGEWIAAFALTEPGAGSDAAGIQSLAVKDAQNGHYILNGNKIWITNGGIADFFTVFVKTPVGENGEKKISAMAVTRDMEGFSSGKEERKLGIHGSSTTELIFDNIKVPVENLIGPEGKGFKVAMEVLNSGRLGLAAACAGGIKTLIRMSVNHATNRKQFNTPIAEFEMIQGKISKMVVDVFVLESMVYLTTGLIDRGDIDYSIESSICKVYASEAVWNAVNEAMQIAGGIGYSKEYPYERALRDARINLIFEGTNEVLRAFIALAGMQEHGEYLKKVGKALQNPLNEMGILTDYALHRIKKRVATERLTDVHEALKDEVGKFEEYAKELHRATEKVLSKYRKNIIHQEFILNRLADMTIDLYAMIAVISRVDSLLKEKGQKKAQKQLTICKTFCEEAWRRIRRNARQVDNNIDPWRKEISTDACEANGYQFDLIH; encoded by the coding sequence ATGGCAAACAACAGTTTTGTAAAAGCATTATTTGCGGGGAGCATCGAACAGGACTTCATTTTCCCTTATCCGAAAATGGATAAGGAAGAGGAAGAAAATCTGAAACTCATCCTCGACACTGTTCGACAGTTCGCCAAGGATAACATCGATCCGGAAGAGATTGACCGAAATGAAGAAATCCCGAAAGAGGTTCTCCAGGGATTAGCTGAAATTGGACTTTTCGGCATGAGCATTCCCGAGGAATACGGCGGTTCTGGATTTTCGACAACTGCTTACAACCGGGTTTTTGAGGAAATCGGCGGTATCGATGGTTCATTGGCTGTTACTTTGGGTGGGCATCAATCCATTGGACTGAAAGCGCTGTTGCTGTACGGAACAGAAGCACAGAAGAAGAAATACTTGCCTAAATTGGCAACCGGCGAATGGATCGCTGCGTTTGCCCTTACCGAACCGGGCGCCGGATCAGATGCAGCAGGCATCCAATCTCTGGCAGTAAAGGATGCCCAAAATGGCCACTATATTTTGAACGGCAACAAGATTTGGATTACTAACGGCGGCATCGCAGACTTTTTTACTGTGTTTGTAAAAACCCCGGTTGGTGAAAATGGCGAAAAGAAAATCAGCGCCATGGCCGTCACCCGAGACATGGAAGGTTTTTCATCCGGTAAAGAAGAACGGAAGCTCGGCATTCATGGCTCCTCCACGACCGAATTGATTTTTGATAATATCAAGGTTCCGGTTGAGAACCTAATTGGGCCTGAAGGCAAGGGTTTCAAGGTGGCCATGGAGGTGTTGAATTCGGGTCGATTGGGGTTGGCGGCCGCTTGCGCTGGCGGAATTAAAACGCTTATTAGAATGAGCGTTAATCACGCAACAAATAGAAAGCAATTCAACACGCCGATTGCCGAGTTCGAAATGATTCAGGGCAAAATCAGTAAAATGGTTGTCGACGTGTTTGTGTTGGAAAGTATGGTTTACTTGACCACCGGTCTGATCGACCGCGGAGATATTGACTATTCAATCGAGTCTTCGATATGTAAAGTGTACGCTTCGGAAGCCGTTTGGAATGCCGTCAACGAGGCCATGCAAATCGCCGGCGGAATTGGCTACAGCAAAGAGTATCCTTACGAACGGGCGCTTCGTGATGCCCGCATCAATTTGATTTTCGAAGGAACCAACGAAGTCCTACGGGCTTTTATCGCGCTGGCTGGAATGCAAGAGCACGGCGAATATTTGAAGAAAGTGGGTAAGGCACTGCAGAATCCCTTAAATGAAATGGGAATTCTAACGGATTACGCTCTTCACCGCATTAAGAAAAGAGTTGCAACCGAGAGGCTGACCGATGTTCATGAAGCCTTAAAAGATGAAGTCGGCAAGTTTGAAGAATATGCTAAAGAATTGCATCGCGCTACCGAAAAAGTTTTGTCCAAATACCGCAAAAATATTATTCATCAGGAATTTATCCTCAACCGTCTTGCTGATATGACGATTGATCTTTACGCAATGATTGCGGTGATTTCGAGAGTAGATTCTTTGCTTAAAGAGAAGGGACAAAAGAAAGCTCAAAAGCAGCTAACTATTTGCAAGACTTTTTGCGAAGAGGCCTGGCGGCGCATTCGCCGAAATGCGAGACAAGTTGATAACAATATCGACCCATGGCGCAAAGAGATCTCCACGGACGCTTGCGAAGCTAACGGTTATCAGTTTGATTTGATTCACTAA